A genomic window from Salvia miltiorrhiza cultivar Shanhuang (shh) chromosome 5, IMPLAD_Smil_shh, whole genome shotgun sequence includes:
- the LOC131024717 gene encoding uncharacterized protein LOC131024717: MERATDLQLVSPAVLGMDKISVSHFQYADDTIFLLAANEGNVTFIKRILLLFQFLSGLKINFDKSNLMTVGVENTCLRRWAGYLNCKEGSLPFNYLGIKVGGRMNSSVEWSCVVEKVLRKIRGWKKKSLSLAGRIVLVKSVLQAIPVFQLSFSLIPKSVIHDLNSVFGKFLWGGSGVSRSIAWFKWKDMCVDKLQGGLGFRNIEWFNKVLVFKWVWRYLVEREALWVRVIKSLYGDLSRGEGGVEGGEKGRDEGMVVENCWEGGEGGRKVV; encoded by the coding sequence atGGAGAGAGCTACTGATCTCCAGCTCGTGTCTCCGGCTGTTTTGGGGATGGATAAAATTTCTGTGTCACATTTTCAATATGCAGATGACACAATTTTCCTGTTGGCAGCTAACGAGGGGAATGTGACTTTTATTAAAAGGatccttcttctcttccaatTCCTTTCAGGGCTCAAAATCAACTTCGACAAGAGCAACTTGATGACAGTGGGTGTCGAAAATACGTGTTTAAGGAGGTGGGCAGGTTATCTCAACTGTAAGGAGGGATCTCTTCCTTTCAATTATCTCGGTATCAAGGTTGGGGGACGGATGAATAGCAGTGTGGAATGGAGTTGCGTGGTGGAAAAAGTGTTGAGGAAAATCAGAGGTTGGAAGAAGAAATCTCTTTCTTTGGCAGGGCGCATCGTTCTTGTGAAGTCGGTCCTTCAAGCCATCCCAGTGTTTCAATTGTCTTTTTCCTTAATTCCTAAATCGGTAATTCACGACCTCAACTCCGTTTTTGGAAAATTTTTGTGGGGGGGAAGTGGCGTGTCTAGGTCTATTGCTTGGTTCAAATGGAAAGACATGTGTGTCGACAAGCTTCAAGGGGGATTGGGCTTTCGAAACATTGAATGGTTTAACAAGGTCTTGGTGTTTAAATGGGTGTGGAGGTACTTGGTCGAGAGGGAGGCGTTGTGGGTCAGGGTGATTAAATCCTTGTACGGGGATTTGTCAAGAGGGGAGGGGGGAGTGGAGGGTGGAGAAAAGGGGCGGGATGAAGGGATGGTGGTCGAAAATTGTTGGGAGGGTGGGGAGGGAGGAAGAAAAGTGGTTTAG
- the LOC131026538 gene encoding metalloendoproteinase 3-MMP-like codes for MALKFIKLFSLIFLVFLFSSTISHAKRNNPSDKTPSPFDFIKQLKGCHKGNNTKGIHLLKAYLKEFGYLEYLNQTQADGDDFDDILESAVKTYQENYHIKPTGTLDATTISKMTTPRCGVPDIVNGTNYMQPRNRNHESGSSGVHVVSHYSFFEGEPKWPPSKTHLTYRFLSNFPTDAIAPVVRAFQKWGSSTRFSFARVQTNQNADLVIGFHRGDHGDGFPFDGRGGTLAHAFAPTNGRFHYDADEQWSIGPVTGAFDLETVALHEIGHLLGLGHSSVEAAIMYSGIGAGEIKNLHADDIQGIRALYNR; via the exons ATGGCTCTTAAGTTTATTAAGTTGTTTTCCCTCATCTTCCTTGTTTTCCTATTTTCTTCCACTATTAGCCATGCCAAGAGAAATAACCCAAGTGACAAAACTCCATCACCTTTTGATTTCATCAAACAATTAAAAGGTTGTCACAAGGGTAACAACACAAAAGGCATCCACCTACTCAAAGCCTATCTCAAAGAATTCGGATATCTCGAATATCTCAATCAAACTCAAGCCGATGGTGATGATTTTGACGATATCCTAGAATCAGCCGTCAAAACCTACCAAGAAAATTACCATATCAAACCCACGGGAACCCTAGATGCTACAACAATATCAAAAATGACAACCCCGCGTTGCGGGGTGCCTGATATCGTCAACGGCACTAACTACATGCAACCTCGAAACAGAAACCATGAGTCTGGCTCGAGCGGCGTCCACGTGGTGTCCCACTACAGTTTCTTTGAAGGAGAGCCTAAATGGCCGCCTTCCAAAACCCATTTGACCTACAG GTTCTTATCCAATTTTCCCACGGATGCCATCGCCCCCGTGGTACGTGCCTTTCAGAAGTGGGGTTCTTCCACACGCTTCTCCTTCGCACGTGTCCAAACCAATCAAAATGCGGATTTGGTTATAGGGTTCCACCGAGGCGACCATGGCGATGGATTCCCTTTTGATGGCCGTGGCGGAACCCTAGCTCATGCATTTGCACCAACTAATGGAAGGTTCCATTATGATGCCGACGAGCAGTGGTCCATTGGGCCGGTCACGGGTGCTTTCGACTTGGAAACCGTCGCTCTTCACGAAATCGGGCACCTTTTAGGGCTCGGGCATAGCTCAGTTGAGGCAGCGATCATGTATTCCGGGATCGGAGCCGGAGAGATAAAGAATTTGCATGCAGACGATATTCAAGGAATTAGGGCTTTATACAATCGCTAA